The following proteins are co-located in the Microcystis wesenbergii NRERC-220 genome:
- a CDS encoding Asr1405/Asl0597 family protein, which produces MSIDKLPSEGEKIFPLSAWERWQLYHWLQAVDIECKCSLHKLLQVRIDSPAQLLQLWIVLRQVGVSRGCLIAWLETC; this is translated from the coding sequence ATGAGTATAGACAAATTGCCATCGGAAGGTGAGAAAATCTTCCCTCTTAGTGCTTGGGAGCGCTGGCAGCTCTACCACTGGCTGCAGGCCGTGGACATTGAATGTAAATGCTCGCTCCATAAGCTTTTGCAGGTTCGCATCGATAGCCCCGCTCAACTTTTACAGCTGTGGATTGTCCTGCGACAGGTAGGGGTTTCTCGAGGCTGTTTAATCGCTTGGCTGGAAACCTGTTGA
- a CDS encoding (2Fe-2S) ferredoxin domain-containing protein, whose product MSKSATAMVPFQVVGQFLGFVLKDGYKVKYLRISVDKREYWLKPEKTLRDHIPLNIALHSWLKVTGESSLCSKKGKLKLRVLGIEHLSGEKTPEVTPAKAQKATVLICQKSDCWKNGGARVCQRLESGLEEKGLGEAVNIKLTGCLKQCKKGPNLVVMPDKTHYNQVAPQDVPSLIERHFATSEQGKSLSV is encoded by the coding sequence ATGTCAAAATCTGCAACTGCCATGGTTCCCTTTCAAGTGGTCGGTCAATTCCTCGGTTTTGTCCTCAAGGACGGATATAAGGTAAAATACCTGAGAATCAGTGTTGATAAACGGGAATATTGGTTGAAGCCCGAAAAAACACTGCGAGACCACATACCTCTTAATATTGCTCTCCACTCATGGCTAAAAGTGACGGGAGAAAGTAGTCTTTGTTCAAAAAAGGGAAAATTAAAACTTAGGGTACTAGGGATTGAGCATTTATCCGGCGAAAAAACCCCAGAAGTCACCCCGGCAAAAGCGCAAAAAGCCACCGTCTTAATCTGTCAGAAGTCCGATTGTTGGAAAAATGGCGGTGCGAGAGTCTGCCAAAGGTTAGAGAGTGGTTTAGAGGAAAAAGGACTGGGAGAAGCGGTGAATATTAAATTAACCGGCTGTTTAAAACAGTGCAAAAAAGGCCCGAATCTGGTGGTTATGCCCGATAAAACCCATTATAATCAGGTAGCTCCCCAAGATGTCCCCTCCCTAATCGAGCGGCATTTTGCCACTTCTGAGCAAGGGAAGAGCCTATCAGTTTAA
- a CDS encoding DUF3782 domain-containing protein, which yields MATTSEDVWRLLAELTTAQKETDRQLKETDRQLKEVSQQQKETELLLKEVSQQQKENAQQQKETDKQLKELGKQIGGLAAKFGSFTEGLALPSMETILGQQFGMEVISPSVRVSKEGQHIEIDVLAYTNGELNTAYIVEVKSHAKEDSITQLKSILQRFRRFFPEHKDKKLYGILAAVDLSPELREKILQEGFYVARIHDQVFELDIPDNFQPQTY from the coding sequence ATGGCAACCACATCCGAAGATGTATGGCGACTCTTAGCGGAATTAACTACCGCTCAAAAAGAAACTGACCGACAACTCAAGGAAACTGACCGACAACTTAAGGAAGTTAGTCAACAACAGAAGGAGACTGAACTACTATTGAAGGAAGTTAGTCAACAACAGAAGGAAAACGCCCAACAACAGAAGGAAACCGACAAACAACTCAAGGAACTGGGCAAACAAATTGGGGGACTCGCTGCCAAATTCGGCAGCTTTACCGAAGGACTTGCCCTTCCTTCAATGGAAACGATTCTCGGACAACAATTTGGTATGGAGGTTATCAGTCCCAGTGTCCGAGTCAGTAAAGAAGGACAACACATAGAAATTGATGTTCTTGCCTATACCAATGGTGAGCTAAATACTGCTTATATCGTTGAGGTTAAAAGTCATGCCAAAGAGGATTCTATTACACAATTAAAAAGTATTTTGCAACGGTTTCGCCGCTTTTTTCCTGAACACAAAGATAAAAAACTCTATGGCATATTAGCTGCCGTTGATTTATCCCCGGAATTACGGGAAAAAATTCTACAAGAAGGGTTTTATGTGGCTCGGATTCATGACCAAGTATTTGAATTAGATATTCCCGATAATTTTCAACCTCAAACCTATTAA
- a CDS encoding MFS transporter, translated as MTVAVVNAFKTFRSLTAETRSQLLFLFVTALFFWISITTLLPTLPTYIDSLGGSKQDIGFVMGAFAIGLILSRSWLGNLVDRRSRQLVVLFGTIVAATAPLGYLFFRDLSSLFAVRAYHGLSIAAFTTGYSTLVVDFSPVRQRGEIIGYMSLTAPIGMGIGPALGSYLYKSIGYNGLFLVSATSGAIAFLLSFSIQEPDFKKKLAEMKAENQTIERSFWALCQERAFLVPTLVFLLVGTLFGGLVAFLPLFLLENQIPFSAGLFYSCAAVSGVIGRILSGGASDRYGRGLFITISVFCYGLSMLVLSSARSPSALILAAILEGTGGGILFPMLLALISDRSGPQERGRAYSICIGGFDVGTALAGPILGVLAISYKTMFSLSSGLAVIALFLFFTLSNPTISHSFLFAFGLEKDRYALRGQLQ; from the coding sequence GTGACGGTCGCTGTTGTGAACGCTTTCAAAACTTTTCGATCGCTTACTGCCGAGACTCGTAGTCAACTACTCTTCCTCTTCGTCACGGCGCTGTTTTTCTGGATAAGTATCACCACTCTCCTCCCCACTCTCCCCACCTATATTGACTCCCTAGGCGGTAGCAAACAAGATATCGGTTTTGTCATGGGGGCCTTTGCTATCGGTTTAATTTTATCGCGCAGTTGGTTAGGCAATCTAGTTGATCGCCGCAGTCGCCAATTAGTGGTTTTATTTGGAACTATTGTCGCCGCTACCGCACCCCTCGGTTATCTATTTTTTCGCGATCTTTCCTCTTTATTCGCCGTCCGCGCCTACCATGGCCTCAGTATCGCCGCTTTTACCACCGGTTACAGTACGCTAGTGGTGGATTTTTCCCCCGTTCGTCAACGGGGAGAGATAATTGGTTATATGAGCCTAACTGCACCCATAGGCATGGGAATCGGTCCAGCTTTAGGCAGTTATCTCTACAAATCGATCGGTTATAACGGTTTATTTCTAGTTTCCGCCACTTCAGGAGCGATCGCCTTTCTCCTGAGTTTCTCCATTCAAGAACCGGACTTCAAGAAAAAATTAGCCGAAATGAAGGCAGAAAATCAGACAATTGAGCGCAGTTTCTGGGCATTATGTCAAGAGCGAGCTTTTTTAGTCCCCACCTTAGTTTTTCTACTGGTGGGGACTTTATTCGGCGGTTTAGTCGCTTTTTTACCCCTGTTTCTCCTCGAAAATCAGATCCCTTTCAGTGCCGGTCTATTCTACAGTTGTGCGGCAGTATCGGGGGTAATCGGACGGATTTTGTCGGGAGGAGCCAGTGATCGCTATGGACGGGGTTTATTCATCACTATTAGCGTTTTTTGCTATGGTTTATCCATGTTGGTTCTATCTTCTGCTCGATCTCCTTCCGCTTTAATTTTAGCCGCTATCCTCGAAGGTACGGGAGGGGGGATTTTATTCCCTATGTTACTGGCTTTAATCTCCGATCGCTCTGGTCCCCAAGAACGCGGCCGGGCCTATTCTATCTGTATCGGCGGTTTTGATGTGGGAACGGCCTTAGCAGGTCCAATTCTGGGGGTTTTAGCAATTTCCTACAAAACTATGTTTAGTTTATCGTCAGGATTAGCTGTTATCGCTCTCTTTCTCTTTTTTACTCTTTCTAACCCCACTATAAGCCATTCTTTTCTCTTCGCTTTCGGTTTAGAAAAAGATCGTTATGCTCTGCGCGGACAATTACAATAA
- a CDS encoding DUF58 domain-containing protein, translating to MKTWLEDRGILPAYGGGVIIGITLCFFGAATNTMAGWLYAICGTTIAVLILSIILPRRSLLPLKVRRLAIVPVSAGDDLSISLEIENTSNQPINLLEVTDMLPIVLDQPKITPIEAIAPKSCHRWTYYLPTSKRGIYHWQEVQLRTAAPLGLFWCRRCSQAAAKALVYPQVLPLQQCPLIDSLGQEMEQKLENNRYYQRASQGLTRNLRQYRHGDSTRLIHWKTSARLGELQIRELEVLTGGQEVIICLDTLCDWQEDSFERAIIAAASLYFYAHRRQLNVKLWTGETGLIQGERVILETLASIDAKASQKNANLPNLPVIWLTSNFNSIEQLTPGSRWLFFLAADSRESPSLLIRQFSGLAIEAETSLQQQLQKPPR from the coding sequence ATGAAAACTTGGTTAGAAGATCGCGGTATTTTACCCGCTTACGGTGGTGGGGTAATCATTGGCATTACCCTCTGTTTTTTCGGAGCGGCGACTAATACCATGGCGGGATGGTTGTATGCTATCTGTGGCACGACGATCGCTGTTTTAATTTTATCGATAATTTTACCCCGTCGTTCCCTTCTTCCCCTGAAAGTGCGTCGTCTTGCCATTGTACCCGTAAGTGCGGGAGACGATCTTAGTATTAGCCTAGAGATAGAAAATACTAGCAATCAGCCGATAAATCTGTTAGAAGTGACAGATATGCTGCCTATAGTTCTCGATCAGCCAAAAATAACCCCAATAGAAGCGATTGCCCCCAAAAGTTGCCATCGTTGGACCTATTATTTACCCACCAGTAAACGGGGTATTTATCACTGGCAAGAAGTACAATTAAGAACAGCAGCCCCTCTCGGTTTATTTTGGTGTCGTCGTTGTAGTCAAGCAGCGGCTAAAGCTTTAGTTTATCCCCAAGTTTTACCCTTACAACAATGTCCCCTGATCGATTCCCTCGGTCAAGAGATGGAACAAAAATTAGAAAATAATCGCTATTATCAAAGGGCTAGTCAAGGACTTACCCGTAACCTGAGACAATATCGCCACGGGGATTCTACCCGTTTAATTCACTGGAAAACTAGCGCCCGTTTGGGAGAATTGCAAATTCGGGAATTAGAAGTGTTAACGGGAGGACAGGAAGTGATTATCTGTCTCGATACCCTCTGTGATTGGCAAGAAGACAGTTTTGAACGGGCGATTATTGCCGCTGCTTCCCTCTATTTTTATGCCCATCGTCGGCAATTAAATGTGAAACTCTGGACCGGTGAAACGGGTTTAATTCAGGGGGAAAGGGTCATTTTAGAGACTTTAGCCAGTATAGACGCAAAAGCTAGTCAAAAAAACGCCAATCTGCCTAATTTACCTGTAATTTGGTTGACAAGTAACTTCAATTCCATCGAACAACTCACCCCCGGCAGCCGTTGGTTATTTTTCCTCGCTGCCGATTCTAGGGAGAGTCCTTCACTCTTAATCCGACAGTTTAGCGGATTGGCGATCGAAGCGGAAACTTCTCTACAACAACAATTGCAAAAACCCCCTCGTTGA
- a CDS encoding long-chain acyl-[acyl-carrier-protein] reductase, whose translation MFGLIGHLTSLEHAQSVADDLGYPEYANQGLDFWCAAPPQIVDDFHVTSITGQTIRGKYIESCFLPEMLSNRWVKSAIRKVLNAMALAQKSDINITALGGFSSIIFEEFNLKDNRQVRNIELDFGRFTTGNTHTAYVICTQVETLAEKMGIDLAQSTVVVCGATGDIGSAVCRWLNEKTDTKKLIYVARNQERLQSLQEELGRGKILPLEEALPLADIIVWVASMPKGVEIDVDKLKRPCIIIDGGYPKNLGTVLNAPDISVIKGGIVEHSLDIDWKIMKIVNMDIPSRQMFACFAEAILLELEGWQTNFSWGRNQITVPKMEQIGAASRKHGFQPLLF comes from the coding sequence ATGTTTGGTCTTATAGGTCATCTTACCAGTTTAGAACACGCCCAATCGGTCGCCGACGATCTAGGTTATCCTGAATATGCTAACCAGGGATTAGATTTTTGGTGTGCTGCCCCCCCGCAAATTGTCGATGATTTTCATGTCACCAGCATCACGGGGCAAACCATCAGAGGGAAATATATCGAATCCTGTTTTTTACCGGAGATGTTGTCGAATCGTTGGGTAAAGTCTGCTATTCGTAAGGTGCTAAATGCCATGGCACTCGCTCAAAAAAGTGATATCAATATCACCGCACTCGGTGGTTTTTCTTCAATTATTTTCGAGGAATTTAATCTCAAAGATAATCGACAGGTGCGGAATATCGAGCTAGATTTTGGCCGTTTTACCACAGGTAACACCCACACCGCTTACGTCATCTGCACTCAGGTGGAAACCCTCGCTGAAAAAATGGGCATCGATTTAGCTCAATCTACCGTCGTGGTTTGCGGGGCAACCGGAGATATCGGCAGCGCCGTTTGTCGTTGGTTAAATGAAAAAACCGATACAAAAAAACTAATCTATGTGGCACGCAATCAAGAGCGTTTACAATCTCTCCAAGAGGAGTTAGGACGCGGTAAAATTCTTCCCCTAGAGGAGGCTTTACCCCTAGCTGATATCATTGTTTGGGTGGCTAGTATGCCTAAAGGGGTGGAAATTGATGTGGATAAACTCAAGCGCCCCTGTATTATTATTGATGGTGGTTATCCGAAAAATTTAGGCACGGTGTTAAATGCCCCCGATATTTCGGTGATTAAGGGCGGCATTGTCGAGCATTCCCTCGATATTGACTGGAAAATTATGAAAATCGTTAATATGGATATTCCCTCTCGTCAAATGTTTGCCTGTTTTGCCGAGGCGATTTTATTAGAGTTGGAGGGTTGGCAAACTAATTTTTCTTGGGGACGCAATCAAATTACCGTCCCTAAAATGGAACAAATCGGCGCAGCTTCCCGCAAACACGGTTTTCAACCTTTGTTATTTTAA
- a CDS encoding aldehyde oxygenase (deformylating) → MPELAVPLELDFTSETYKSAYSRINAIVIEGEYEANSNYIQLADILADNKEELHRLAKMENRHMKGFQACGQNLQITPDMEYAQEFFSSLHDNFQIAYAEGKIVTCLLIQSLIIEAFAIAAYNIYIPVADPFARKITEGVVKDEYLHLNFGEEWLKANFETAKEELEAANRANLPIVWRMLNQVEDDARVLGMEKEALVEDFMISYGEALSNIGFSTRDIMRMSAYGLTAV, encoded by the coding sequence ATGCCAGAGCTTGCTGTACCATTAGAGCTTGATTTCACTAGCGAAACCTATAAATCAGCCTATAGTCGCATTAATGCCATCGTTATTGAAGGCGAATACGAGGCCAATAGCAATTATATTCAATTAGCAGACATCCTTGCCGATAACAAAGAAGAGTTACACCGTCTGGCAAAAATGGAAAACCGTCACATGAAGGGTTTTCAAGCTTGCGGCCAAAATTTGCAAATCACTCCTGATATGGAGTATGCTCAAGAATTCTTTTCCTCTCTGCACGATAACTTCCAAATTGCCTACGCAGAAGGTAAAATCGTCACCTGTTTATTGATCCAATCTTTGATTATCGAAGCTTTTGCGATCGCTGCCTATAATATTTATATTCCTGTTGCCGATCCTTTTGCGCGTAAAATTACCGAAGGCGTAGTTAAAGACGAATATTTACATCTCAATTTTGGCGAAGAATGGCTAAAAGCGAACTTTGAAACCGCTAAAGAGGAATTAGAAGCGGCAAATCGCGCTAATCTTCCCATTGTCTGGAGAATGCTCAATCAAGTCGAGGATGATGCTCGCGTCCTCGGTATGGAAAAAGAGGCCCTCGTGGAAGACTTTATGATTAGCTACGGGGAAGCTTTAAGCAATATTGGTTTCAGCACCCGTGATATTATGCGGATGTCTGCCTACGGATTAACTGCTGTCTAA
- a CDS encoding IS5-like element ISMae4 family transposase, whose product MFISKIMDYQNLSDEQFKRRFGVYKQTYRKMVESVKSVEADSNSPSKRGPKPKLSIEEQVLVTLEYWREYRTYFHIGTSWELSESTIGRIVNKTEKMLLQSGNFRLKGKKALLNQAEIPVITVMDVTETPIERPQKKQKDFLGGKRGYHTLKSQLVADQNTEEIICVFCGKGRGHDFSLFKKSRVRFHPLTTSIEDSGYQGIDAYHSNSYTPKKKSKNRKLTELEKEYNKALAKERIIIEPINRKLKIFKILSCKYRNRRRRYSLRVNLLAAIYNCELGIGIAAEVLNVEKSQKKNAIIDRI is encoded by the coding sequence ATGTTTATTAGCAAAATTATGGATTATCAAAACTTATCAGATGAACAATTCAAACGCCGTTTCGGTGTGTATAAACAAACATATAGAAAGATGGTAGAATCAGTAAAAAGTGTTGAAGCCGACTCTAATTCACCATCTAAAAGGGGACCGAAACCTAAACTATCTATAGAAGAACAAGTTTTAGTAACGTTAGAATATTGGCGAGAATATAGAACATATTTTCACATTGGTACAAGCTGGGAACTATCAGAATCAACTATAGGTCGGATTGTAAATAAGACGGAAAAAATGCTTTTACAATCGGGAAACTTCCGTTTAAAAGGAAAAAAAGCTTTACTCAATCAAGCAGAGATACCGGTCATAACGGTAATGGATGTAACGGAAACTCCCATTGAACGCCCCCAAAAGAAACAGAAAGATTTTTTGGGGGGTAAAAGAGGTTATCATACTTTAAAATCCCAATTAGTAGCTGATCAAAATACAGAGGAAATTATCTGTGTCTTTTGTGGGAAAGGTAGAGGTCATGATTTTAGTTTATTTAAAAAAAGTCGAGTTCGTTTTCATCCTTTAACTACCAGCATAGAAGACAGTGGTTATCAGGGAATAGATGCATACCATAGTAATAGTTATACACCGAAAAAGAAATCGAAAAATAGAAAATTAACAGAGTTAGAAAAAGAGTATAACAAGGCTTTAGCCAAAGAAAGGATTATCATTGAACCTATAAATAGGAAACTCAAAATCTTTAAAATCTTATCCTGTAAATATCGGAATCGTCGTCGAAGATATAGTTTAAGAGTTAACTTGTTGGCGGCTATTTATAACTGTGAGTTAGGGATAGGTATAGCAGCAGAAGTGTTGAACGTTGAGAAAAGTCAGAAAAAAAATGCTATTATAGATAGAATCTAG